The following are encoded together in the Streptomyces sp. NBC_00358 genome:
- a CDS encoding diacylglycerol/lipid kinase family protein: MRALLVVNPAATTTSARTRDVLIHALASEMKLEVVTTEYRGHARDLGRQAADSDDIDLVVALGGDGTVNEVVNGLLHRGPDPLRLPRLAVVPGGSTNVFARALGLPNDAVEATGALLDALREERERTVGLGLAAGTPGTEDEAVPSRWFTFCAGLGFDAGVVGRVEQQRELGRRSTHALYLRQVVRQFLDEPHRRHGMITLERPGADPVTDLVLSIICNTAPWTFLGNRPVYAAPKASFDTGLDVLALSRMSTASVARYATQLLTSSPERGPQGKHAVTLHDLTDFTLHSKVPLPLQMDGDHLGLRTSVTFTGVRRALRVIV; encoded by the coding sequence ATGCGTGCACTTCTCGTGGTCAATCCGGCGGCAACCACCACCAGCGCGCGCACGCGTGACGTCTTGATCCACGCGTTGGCCAGTGAGATGAAGCTCGAAGTGGTCACCACCGAGTACCGCGGCCACGCCAGGGACCTCGGCCGGCAGGCCGCCGACAGCGACGACATAGACCTGGTCGTGGCCCTCGGCGGGGACGGCACGGTCAACGAGGTCGTGAACGGTCTTCTCCACCGGGGCCCCGACCCGCTCCGTCTCCCCCGCCTCGCCGTGGTCCCGGGCGGCTCCACCAATGTCTTCGCCCGCGCCCTCGGCCTGCCGAACGACGCCGTGGAGGCGACCGGCGCCCTGCTGGACGCGCTCCGCGAGGAACGCGAGCGCACGGTCGGCCTCGGTCTCGCCGCGGGGACCCCCGGCACCGAGGACGAGGCGGTGCCCTCCCGCTGGTTCACCTTCTGCGCGGGCCTCGGCTTCGACGCCGGGGTGGTGGGCCGGGTCGAGCAGCAGCGCGAGCTCGGCCGGCGCTCCACTCACGCGCTCTATCTCCGCCAAGTGGTACGCCAGTTTTTGGACGAACCTCACCGCCGGCACGGAATGATCACCCTGGAGCGCCCCGGCGCCGACCCGGTGACCGATCTGGTCCTGTCCATCATCTGCAACACCGCGCCGTGGACGTTTCTCGGCAATCGTCCGGTGTACGCGGCGCCTAAGGCCTCGTTCGATACCGGACTCGACGTACTGGCCCTCAGCCGCATGTCGACGGCCTCCGTTGCCCGGTATGCCACTCAGTTGCTCACTTCGTCCCCCGAGCGTGGACCCCAGGGCAAGCACGCCGTCACTCTGCATGACCTGACGGACTTCACCTTGCATTCGAAGGTTCCACTACCCCTTCAGATGGACGGCGACCACCTGGGACTGCGTACAAGCGTGACGTTCACAGGCGTACGCCGTGCACTGCGTGTGATTGTGTGA
- a CDS encoding sensor histidine kinase, translated as MPSMNDLVRQHTALGDSDLEWLHLLVSEWQLLSDLSFADLVLWVPTRDGTRYVSVAQMRPNTGPTSYQDDMVGHLVPRGRRPLLDAALDEGRIVREGDPEWREEVPVRVESIPVRREGRVLGVIARNTNLLTVRTPSRLELTYLQSASDLAQMIAAGTFPFPDQQVDMDASPRVGDGLIRLDADGVVQYASPNALSAYHRLGLAADLVGCELGATTAELAPSRGPVDEALAKVASGWAPREFEIESAEGVIQLRAIPLKPKGTRVGSLVLLRDVTELRRRERELITKDATIREIHHRVKNNLQTVAALLRLQARRIDSDRGREALEEAVRRVGSIAIVHETLSQNLDERVEFDEIADRVLAMVAEISPGKVTGRRTGRFGILDAEVATPLSMVLTEILQNALEHGFREGDRGTVEVSAVRGGTSKDARLLVTVTDDGVGLPEGFDPHRSGNLGLQIVRTLVEGELGGTFDMVAAPERGTQVLLDIPVIVPK; from the coding sequence GTGCCCTCCATGAACGACCTCGTACGCCAGCACACCGCTCTCGGTGACTCCGACCTCGAGTGGCTGCATCTGCTGGTCTCGGAGTGGCAGCTGCTCTCCGACCTCTCCTTCGCCGACCTCGTCCTGTGGGTTCCCACGCGCGACGGCACCCGCTACGTCTCGGTCGCCCAGATGCGCCCGAACACGGGGCCGACGTCGTACCAGGACGACATGGTCGGCCATCTGGTCCCGCGCGGACGCCGCCCCCTGCTGGACGCGGCGCTCGACGAGGGCCGGATCGTCCGCGAGGGCGACCCCGAATGGCGCGAGGAGGTGCCGGTCCGGGTCGAGTCCATTCCCGTACGGCGGGAGGGGCGCGTCCTCGGTGTGATCGCCCGCAACACCAATCTGCTCACCGTGCGCACCCCGAGCCGCCTCGAACTGACGTATCTGCAGAGCGCCTCCGACCTCGCGCAGATGATCGCGGCGGGTACCTTCCCGTTCCCCGACCAGCAGGTCGACATGGACGCCTCGCCGAGGGTCGGGGACGGGCTGATCCGCCTCGACGCGGACGGCGTCGTCCAGTACGCCTCACCGAACGCGCTCTCCGCGTACCACCGCCTGGGCCTGGCCGCCGACCTGGTGGGCTGCGAACTCGGCGCCACGACCGCCGAACTCGCCCCGTCGCGGGGCCCGGTGGACGAGGCGCTGGCGAAGGTCGCCAGCGGCTGGGCGCCCCGCGAGTTCGAGATCGAGAGCGCCGAGGGCGTGATCCAGCTCCGGGCGATCCCGCTCAAGCCCAAGGGCACCCGCGTCGGTTCCCTGGTCCTGCTCCGCGATGTCACCGAACTGCGCCGCCGCGAGCGCGAATTGATCACCAAGGACGCCACCATCCGGGAGATCCACCACCGGGTGAAGAACAACCTCCAGACGGTGGCGGCCCTGCTGCGGCTTCAGGCCCGCCGCATCGACTCCGACCGCGGCCGGGAGGCGCTGGAGGAAGCCGTGCGCCGGGTGGGTTCCATCGCGATCGTGCACGAGACGCTCTCGCAGAACCTGGACGAGCGGGTGGAGTTCGACGAGATCGCCGACCGGGTGCTCGCCATGGTCGCCGAGATCTCCCCCGGCAAGGTCACCGGCCGGCGCACCGGACGCTTCGGCATCCTGGACGCCGAGGTCGCGACGCCGCTCTCGATGGTGCTCACCGAGATCCTGCAGAACGCGCTGGAGCACGGCTTCCGCGAGGGCGACCGGGGCACCGTCGAGGTCTCCGCGGTGCGCGGCGGCACCTCCAAGGACGCCCGGCTGCTGGTCACCGTGACGGACGACGGGGTCGGACTGCCCGAGGGCTTCGACCCGCACCGCTCGGGCAACCTCGGCCTGCAGATCGTACGGACGCTGGTGGAGGGTGAGTTGGGCGGGACCTTCGACATGGTGGCCGCTCCGGAGCGCGGTACCCAGGTGCTTCTGGACATTCCGGTGATCGTGCCGAAGTGA
- a CDS encoding RNA polymerase sigma factor SigF: MRNGDGPVRDEERGTREPPAERADGPDGPRHTADGVDGVDGIPEQARPHPEIGVSSAAAVQPVVFPVRGGPPGPGAAEDTGEEPRARGMVTGGTMSEHERNAEQNVQGAQHGPSAQHIQHGPSAQHIRHDPQDRSGARAMFIELRKLQDGSAEYAELRNQLVRMHLPLVEHLARRFRNRGEPLDDLTQVATIGLIKSVDRFDPERGVEFSTYATPTVVGEIKRHFRDKGWAVRVPRRLQELRLALTTATAELSQLHGRSPTVHELAEKLAISEEEVLEGLESANAYSTLSLDVPDTDDESPAVADTLGAEDEALEGVEYRESLKPLLEDLPPREKRILLLRFFGNMTQSQIAQEVGISQMHVSRLLARTLAQLREKLLVEE; encoded by the coding sequence GTGAGGAACGGGGACGGGCCGGTGCGGGACGAAGAGCGCGGCACACGGGAGCCTCCCGCGGAGCGCGCCGACGGCCCGGACGGGCCGCGGCACACAGCGGACGGCGTCGACGGCGTCGACGGCATCCCCGAACAGGCCCGGCCGCATCCGGAGATCGGCGTCTCCTCGGCAGCGGCGGTTCAGCCGGTGGTCTTCCCCGTGCGGGGAGGTCCCCCCGGTCCGGGCGCAGCCGAGGACACGGGGGAAGAGCCGCGAGCTCGGGGAATGGTGACGGGCGGGACTATGAGCGAGCACGAGCGAAACGCGGAGCAGAACGTGCAGGGCGCGCAGCACGGGCCGAGCGCCCAGCACATCCAGCACGGGCCGAGCGCCCAGCACATCCGGCACGACCCGCAGGACCGCAGCGGGGCGCGGGCGATGTTCATCGAGCTGCGCAAGCTGCAGGACGGCAGCGCCGAGTACGCGGAGCTGCGCAACCAGCTGGTCCGCATGCATCTGCCGCTCGTCGAGCACCTCGCCCGCCGCTTCCGCAACCGTGGTGAGCCGCTGGACGACCTCACCCAGGTCGCGACGATCGGGCTGATCAAGTCGGTCGACCGTTTCGACCCGGAGCGCGGTGTCGAGTTCTCCACGTACGCGACCCCGACGGTGGTCGGCGAGATCAAGCGGCACTTCCGTGACAAGGGCTGGGCGGTGCGCGTCCCGCGCCGCCTGCAGGAGCTGCGTCTCGCGCTGACCACGGCGACCGCGGAGCTCTCCCAGCTCCACGGCCGCTCTCCGACGGTCCACGAGCTGGCCGAGAAGCTGGCCATCTCGGAGGAGGAGGTCCTGGAGGGCCTGGAGTCCGCCAACGCGTACTCCACGCTGTCCCTGGACGTCCCCGACACGGACGACGAGTCCCCCGCGGTCGCGGACACCCTGGGCGCCGAGGACGAGGCGCTGGAGGGCGTCGAGTACCGGGAGTCGCTGAAGCCGCTGCTCGAGGACCTGCCGCCGCGGGAGAAGCGGATCCTGCTCCTGCGCTTCTTCGGCAACATGACGCAGTCGCAGATCGCGCAGGAGGTCGGCATCTCGCAGATGCATGTCTCGCGACTGCTGGCCCGCACCCTGGCCCAGCTCCGGGAGAAGCTCCTCGTCGAGGAGTGA
- a CDS encoding anti-sigma regulatory factor, with protein sequence MSQIAGEPATKDFVEVRLPAAGAYLSVLRTATAGLAARLDFTLDEIEDLRIAVDEACAILLQQAVPGSVLSCVFRLIDDSLEVTVSAPTTDGHAPSRDTFAWTVLSALAGKVDSTVAEDKTVSISLYKQRGAGPGPA encoded by the coding sequence GTGTCCCAGATCGCAGGCGAGCCCGCGACGAAGGACTTCGTGGAAGTCCGGCTGCCGGCCGCGGGTGCCTACCTGTCGGTACTGCGCACGGCCACGGCCGGGCTGGCGGCCCGTTTGGACTTCACCCTCGACGAGATCGAGGATCTGCGCATCGCCGTGGACGAGGCCTGCGCGATCCTGCTGCAGCAGGCCGTCCCCGGTTCGGTGCTCAGTTGTGTCTTCCGGCTCATCGACGACTCACTGGAGGTCACGGTCTCGGCACCGACCACCGACGGTCACGCTCCGTCACGTGACACCTTCGCGTGGACCGTCCTGTCGGCTCTCGCGGGCAAGGTCGACTCCACCGTCGCCGAGGACAAGACCGTTTCGATCAGCCTCTACAAACAACGCGGCGCGGGACCCGGGCCGGCGTGA
- a CDS encoding UBP-type zinc finger domain-containing protein yields MKQCTHAEALPQPEPDPGSDTCLECVAAGTHPVQLRLCLECGHLACCDSSPMRHATEHHKDTGHPIMRTFEQGENWRWCFVDHVLV; encoded by the coding sequence ATGAAACAGTGCACGCACGCCGAAGCGCTGCCGCAGCCCGAACCCGACCCGGGGAGCGATACCTGCCTGGAGTGCGTGGCCGCCGGCACCCACCCGGTGCAGCTCCGGCTGTGTCTGGAGTGCGGGCATCTCGCCTGTTGTGACTCCTCACCGATGCGGCACGCGACGGAGCATCACAAGGACACCGGACATCCGATCATGCGCACGTTCGAGCAGGGGGAGAACTGGCGTTGGTGTTTCGTGGACCACGTACTCGTCTGA
- a CDS encoding Na+/H+ antiporter, translating to MDVLPLLLLVAGSAAVAGAARRTPVPAPLLIVAVALLISYVPGVPAYELDPDVVLPLVLPPLLYTAATDSSYLDLRAQLRPVALLSVGYVLFATLVVGWAAYLLVPGLPLPAALVLGAVVAPPDAVAATAVARRVGLPSRITTILQGESLVNDATAITAYKVALAAAVGEGATWAGGVREFLLAAVGGVVVGLVLMIPIHWLRTHMNEALLQNTLSLLIPFVAYGIAEQFNASGVLAVVVVALYLGHRSWEVDFATRLQEEAVWKMVAFVLESAVFALIGLQLPVVLKGLGAYAGASAAWYALALFLVVVATRFVWVFPATFLPRLLSARIREREDNPTWKGPFIIGWAGMRGVVSLAIAFSIPLTVHGGEAFPDRNLILFLTFTTVIGTLVVQGLTLPPLIRLLRLPGRDTQAETLAEANAQAQASRAAEERLDELLADERNALPPPLAERLRTVMERRRNAVWERLGAVNPVTGETADDTYRRLSREMIGTERDVFVKLRDHRYIDDEMLRTLLRRLDLEEAAAYREAA from the coding sequence ATGGATGTGTTGCCACTGCTGTTGCTGGTCGCGGGGAGCGCGGCGGTCGCCGGGGCCGCCCGCCGCACTCCGGTACCGGCACCCCTGCTGATCGTCGCGGTCGCCCTGCTGATCTCGTACGTACCCGGGGTGCCCGCGTACGAACTGGACCCCGACGTGGTGCTCCCGCTGGTGCTGCCCCCGCTGCTGTACACGGCGGCCACCGACAGCTCCTACCTCGACCTCAGGGCCCAGTTGAGGCCCGTCGCGCTGCTCTCCGTCGGGTACGTCCTCTTCGCGACCCTGGTGGTCGGCTGGGCCGCGTATCTGCTCGTACCGGGCCTGCCGCTGCCTGCCGCGCTGGTGCTCGGGGCCGTGGTGGCGCCGCCGGACGCGGTCGCGGCGACGGCCGTGGCGCGCCGGGTGGGGCTGCCCTCGCGGATCACCACGATCCTGCAGGGCGAGTCCCTGGTGAACGACGCGACCGCGATCACCGCGTACAAGGTGGCCCTCGCGGCGGCGGTGGGCGAGGGCGCGACCTGGGCGGGCGGCGTCCGTGAGTTCCTGCTCGCCGCCGTCGGCGGGGTGGTCGTCGGGCTCGTCCTGATGATCCCCATCCACTGGCTGCGCACCCACATGAACGAGGCGCTCCTGCAGAACACCCTCTCCCTGCTGATCCCCTTCGTCGCCTACGGCATCGCCGAGCAGTTCAACGCCTCCGGGGTGCTCGCGGTGGTCGTCGTCGCGCTCTACCTCGGACACCGCTCCTGGGAGGTGGACTTCGCGACCCGGCTCCAGGAGGAGGCGGTCTGGAAGATGGTCGCGTTCGTCCTGGAGTCCGCTGTGTTCGCGCTCATCGGACTCCAACTGCCGGTCGTCCTGAAGGGCCTCGGTGCCTACGCGGGCGCGAGCGCCGCCTGGTACGCCCTCGCCCTCTTCCTCGTCGTCGTGGCGACCCGCTTCGTGTGGGTGTTCCCCGCCACCTTCCTGCCCCGCCTGCTGTCGGCGCGCATCCGCGAACGCGAGGACAACCCGACCTGGAAGGGGCCCTTCATCATCGGCTGGGCCGGCATGCGCGGTGTCGTCTCGCTCGCCATCGCCTTCTCCATCCCGCTCACCGTGCACGGAGGCGAGGCCTTCCCCGACCGCAACCTGATCCTGTTCCTGACCTTCACCACCGTCATCGGCACCCTCGTCGTGCAGGGCCTGACGCTGCCCCCGCTGATCCGGCTGCTGAGACTGCCGGGACGCGACACACAGGCCGAGACGCTCGCCGAGGCCAACGCCCAGGCGCAGGCCTCCCGTGCCGCCGAGGAGCGTCTCGACGAACTCCTCGCCGACGAGCGCAACGCCCTGCCCCCGCCGCTCGCCGAGCGCCTGCGCACGGTCATGGAGCGGCGCCGCAACGCCGTCTGGGAGCGGCTCGGCGCGGTCAACCCGGTCACCGGCGAGACCGCGGACGACACCTACCGCCGCCTGTCCCGCGAGATGATCGGCACCGAGCGCGATGTCTTCGTGAAGCTGCGCGACCACCGCTACATCGACGACGAGATGCTGCGCACCCTGCTGCGCCGGCTGGACCTGGAGGAGGCGGCGGCCTACCGGGAGGCCGCCTGA
- the nagB gene encoding glucosamine-6-phosphate deaminase, which produces MEVVIVPDAKAGGELIAEAMAELLRRKPGALLGVATGSTPLPIYEALAARAGSGAVDASGARVAQLDEYVGLPAEHPESYRSVLRREVLEPLGLGMDAFMGPDGTATDVQAACEAYDRALAAAGGVDLQLLGIGTDGHIGFNEPCSSLASRTRIKTLTEQTRVDNARFFDGDIEQVPHHVITQGIGTILEARHLVLLATGEGKADAVAATVEGPVAAVCPASALQLHPHATVVVDEAAASKLKLADYFRYTFAAKPDWQGI; this is translated from the coding sequence GTGGAAGTTGTCATCGTCCCGGACGCCAAGGCGGGCGGCGAGCTGATCGCCGAGGCCATGGCGGAACTGCTCAGGCGCAAGCCCGGCGCACTGCTCGGCGTGGCCACCGGCTCGACGCCGCTGCCGATCTACGAGGCGCTGGCGGCCCGAGCGGGTTCCGGTGCCGTGGACGCCTCGGGCGCGCGCGTCGCGCAGCTCGACGAGTACGTGGGGCTGCCGGCCGAGCACCCCGAGTCCTACCGTTCCGTTCTGCGGCGCGAGGTGCTGGAACCGCTGGGCCTCGGTATGGACGCGTTCATGGGTCCCGACGGCACCGCGACGGACGTGCAGGCCGCCTGCGAGGCGTACGACCGGGCACTGGCCGCGGCCGGCGGGGTCGACCTCCAGCTCCTGGGGATCGGGACCGACGGGCACATCGGCTTCAACGAGCCGTGCTCCTCGCTCGCCTCGCGGACCCGGATCAAGACACTCACCGAGCAGACCCGGGTGGACAACGCCCGGTTCTTCGACGGCGACATCGAACAGGTGCCGCACCACGTCATCACCCAGGGCATCGGGACGATCCTGGAGGCGCGGCACCTCGTGCTGCTCGCCACCGGCGAGGGCAAGGCGGACGCCGTGGCGGCGACGGTCGAGGGACCGGTCGCGGCGGTCTGCCCGGCGTCGGCCCTGCAACTGCACCCGCACGCGACGGTGGTCGTCGACGAAGCCGCCGCGTCCAAGCTGAAGCTGGCGGACTACTTCCGGTACACCTTCGCGGCCAAGCCGGACTGGCAGGGCATCTAG
- a CDS encoding WhiB family transcriptional regulator — MDWRHNAVCREEDPELFFPIGNTGPALLQIEEAKAVCRRCPVMEQCLQWALESGQDSGVWGGLSEDERRAMKRRAARNRARQATA; from the coding sequence ATGGACTGGCGTCACAACGCCGTTTGCCGCGAGGAAGACCCCGAGCTCTTCTTCCCCATCGGCAACACCGGTCCTGCGCTGCTGCAGATCGAGGAAGCCAAGGCCGTCTGTCGTCGCTGCCCCGTCATGGAGCAGTGTCTGCAGTGGGCGCTCGAGTCCGGCCAGGACTCCGGCGTCTGGGGTGGCCTCAGCGAGGACGAGCGCCGCGCAATGAAGCGCCGTGCCGCCCGCAACCGAGCTCGTCAGGCCACCGCCTGA